A portion of the Verrucomicrobiota bacterium genome contains these proteins:
- the recF gene encoding DNA replication/repair protein RecF, producing the protein MHLARLKLRDFRNYPRLDVLFNPGFHVLLGDNAQGKTNLLEAIYLLSTLRSFRGIGSAQMVRHGAKGYFVQGDVVGQGTHEIKMYWSPAERKLAVDGQPVKRLGDFYGTLRTVVFCTEDLQLVKGTSRNRRRFLDLLLAHTRPAYLGLLQRYARALRSRNALLKHYPVDLMALESFSQELIAVGNEIILHRQALLPRLTPLVQQAYRGIANDAESLRLHYQPGVKTDFAVELAKSRDRERTYRSTIVGPHRDDVQLLLNDRPAIQYGSEGQKRTLAIALKIAQAEYLTEIHSAPPILLIDDVMGELDLKRRGGLLPLLERARQSRGQVFMTCTEENWPSELGQDLCRWEINRGTITSVSR; encoded by the coding sequence GTGCATTTGGCGCGCCTAAAGTTACGTGACTTCCGAAATTATCCGCGGCTGGACGTGTTGTTCAACCCTGGCTTTCACGTGTTGCTTGGGGATAACGCCCAAGGTAAGACCAATTTGCTGGAGGCCATTTATCTCCTGTCCACGTTGCGGTCCTTTCGCGGCATCGGCAGCGCCCAGATGGTGCGCCACGGTGCCAAGGGGTATTTCGTGCAGGGGGACGTGGTGGGGCAGGGGACTCACGAAATCAAAATGTATTGGTCGCCGGCGGAGCGGAAACTGGCCGTGGACGGTCAGCCAGTCAAACGCTTGGGGGATTTTTATGGCACGTTGCGCACCGTGGTGTTTTGCACCGAGGATTTACAGTTGGTGAAAGGCACTTCGCGGAACCGGCGCCGGTTCCTGGATCTCCTGCTGGCCCATACGCGCCCGGCTTACCTTGGGCTGTTGCAACGGTACGCGCGCGCCTTGCGGTCGCGCAACGCCCTGTTGAAGCATTACCCGGTGGACCTGATGGCGCTCGAGAGTTTCAGCCAGGAACTGATCGCCGTGGGCAATGAGATTATCCTGCACCGCCAGGCTTTACTGCCGCGCTTGACCCCGCTGGTGCAGCAGGCGTATCGCGGTATTGCCAATGATGCGGAGAGCCTGCGATTGCATTACCAGCCCGGCGTCAAAACCGATTTTGCCGTTGAATTGGCCAAATCACGGGACCGAGAACGCACCTATCGCAGCACAATTGTCGGGCCGCATCGCGACGACGTGCAACTCTTATTGAATGACCGCCCGGCCATTCAGTATGGCAGCGAGGGCCAAAAGCGCACGCTGGCCATTGCCCTGAAAATCGCCCAGGCCGAGTATCTGACCGAAATTCACAGTGCGCCGCCCATTTTGCTGATTGATGACGTGATGGGCGAGTTGGATTTGAAACGGCGTGGCGGGTTGCTGCCCTTGTTGGAGCGTGCCCGGCAATCCCGCGGCCAAGTGTTCATGACCTGCACTGAGGAAAATTGGCCCAGCGAACTCGGCCAGGATCTCTGCCGGTGGGAGATCAATCGGGGGACGATCACCAGTGTGTCGCGTTGA